A region from the Salmo trutta chromosome 40, fSalTru1.1, whole genome shotgun sequence genome encodes:
- the LOC115180050 gene encoding fish-egg lectin, whose product MRANAAVLLVLCLLTLSHAWDCQIVADIKNLMQIDAGLGQVVATDTSQIPYYLVGDKWIRMPGSLRHITVGPAGIWGVSNGNTMFKYVAGNWVQFATGVKQLDAGGDEFVVGDNMDDVPWCLSRSASLGFMGADSSLRGIMLPGAVKYFSCGPFGCWAVNKNDDIYLMSLNQDCQNKGWSHIDGKLSMIEVATDGSVFGVTSAGQVYTRDGITASKPEGTGWSNVPMYMPMKHVTYDLGRLWLISNSGFTMVCKH is encoded by the exons ATGAGAGCCAATGCAGCCGTCCTATTGGTCCTCTGTCTCCTGACCCTCAGTCATG CATGGGACTGTCAGATTGTAGCAgatatcaagaatctgatgcAGATCGATGCAGGACTGGGGCAAGTGGTTGCAACGGACACAAGTCAAATCCCCTACTACCTCGTAGGTGATAAATGGATCCGCATGCCTGGTTCCCTGAGGCATATCACTGTAGGACCAGCAGGGATCTGGGGTGTCAGCAACGGAAACACCATGTTCAAGTATGTGGCCGGTAACTGGGTTCAATTTGCAA CCGGTGTAAAGCAGCTGGATGCTGGGGGGGACGAGTTTGTTGTGGGAGACAACATGGACGATGTTCCATGGTGTCTTTCAAGAAGTGCCTCACTTGGCTTCATGGGTGCTGACTCATCCCTTCGAGGGATAATGTTGCCAGGAGCTGTGAAGTATTTTAGTTGCGGACCCTTTGGGTGCTGGGCAGTCAACAAGAATGATGATATCTACTTAATGAGT CTGAATCAAGACTGCCAAAACAAGGGGTGGAGTCACATTGACGGCAAGCTTTCCATGATTGAGGTGGCAACTGATGGTAGTGTCTTTGGGGTCACCTCTGCAGGCCAAGTTTATACCAG AGACGGCATCACAGCCAGTAAACCGGAGGGCACTGGATGGAGCAATGTCCCAATGTACATGCCAATGAAGCACGTGACCTACGACCTGGGCCGTCTTTGGCTCATTTCCAATTCTGGCTTCACCATGGTGTGCAAACATTAG